A window of the Kosakonia sp. BYX6 genome harbors these coding sequences:
- a CDS encoding IS3 family transposase (programmed frameshift) — MKKSRFTEEQIVFALKQSELGTPVPEVCRKLGISDATFYTWRKKYGGISPSELKHMRQLEEENLRLKKLVADLSLDKAMLQDVLAKKELTLARLREWVRDLQTRYGASERQVCFALRVSRSSFRYRSVAADDSALRLRIREITESRVHYGYRRVHILLRREGWRDNHKRIYRLYREQGLSLRLKRPHRNKSAQRRQPQPQGLYPNHVWGMDFVSDALFDGRRLRLLTVIDLYTRECLGICVGQNLRSAEVAGMLNTIALRRPLPQLLKTDNGSEFAGKMLDRWVYERGIRIDFSRPGTPTDNATVESFNGRLRQECLNENWFMSLEDARYKIEAWRIHYNQRRPHSALDWMTPSEFAEKSAGCQNMQPT; from the exons ATGAAAAAATCACGATTCACCGAAGAGCAGATTGTCTTTGCCCTGAAGCAGTCTGAGCTGGGTACGCCGGTGCCGGAGGTCTGCCGTAAGCTCGGCATTTCCGATGCCACGTTCTATACCTGGCGCAAGAAATACGGCGGCATTTCACCCTCAGAGCTGAAGCACATGCGCCAGCTGGAAGAGGAAAACCTGCGGCTGAAGAAACTGGTGGCCGATCTGAGCCTTGACAAGGCCATGCTGCAGGACGTTCTGGCAA AAAAAGAGCTGACGCTGGCACGCCTGCGCGAGTGGGTCAGGGACTTACAGACTCGCTACGGGGCCAGCGAGCGGCAGGTCTGTTTTGCGCTGCGGGTCAGCCGCAGTTCGTTCCGTTACCGCTCAGTGGCGGCCGATGACAGCGCCCTGCGCCTGCGTATCCGCGAGATCACGGAAAGCCGTGTGCATTACGGTTACCGGCGGGTTCACATCCTGCTCAGGCGGGAGGGCTGGCGGGATAACCATAAACGCATTTACCGGCTCTACCGTGAGCAAGGCCTGTCCCTGCGTCTCAAACGTCCCCACCGGAATAAATCGGCACAGCGTCGCCAGCCACAGCCTCAGGGTCTGTATCCGAATCATGTCTGGGGCATGGATTTTGTCTCCGATGCGCTGTTTGACGGCCGCCGGTTACGTCTGCTGACTGTGATTGATCTCTACACGCGCGAATGCCTGGGGATCTGCGTGGGCCAGAATCTGCGCTCTGCGGAGGTGGCAGGGATGCTGAACACCATTGCGCTCAGACGTCCCTTACCACAGTTGCTGAAAACCGATAACGGGTCTGAATTTGCAGGAAAGATGCTGGACAGGTGGGTGTATGAAAGGGGGATACGTATTGACTTCTCGCGTCCGGGAACGCCAACGGATAATGCGACGGTGGAGTCCTTCAACGGCAGGCTGCGTCAGGAGTGCCTGAACGAGAACTGGTTCATGTCCCTGGAGGATGCGCGGTACAAAATCGAGGCCTGGCGCATACACTATAATCAGAGACGTCCCCATTCTGCACTGGACTGGATGACGCCATCTGAATTTGCTGAGAAGTCTGCCGGTTGCCAGAATATGCAGCCAACATGA
- a CDS encoding tyrosine-type recombinase/integrase — protein sequence MLTDTQCRTAKPKEKLYRLNDFNGLYLEVKPNGKKAWRYRFKLNGKSSMFALGEYPTVKLAEAREKCEQARKQVADGVSPTQARQLDKIRKVNDASNTFELIAKEWLQMKDWAEITKTRRLDMLERVVFPAIGKLPVREITPHHILKILQETAKRGAPTVAAEARRTISSVFELAVATLRADSDPVWPVRKAIPANKTQHKQALNPQQIGKLLSCFDNSRGSYQVNYCMWLMWWTLARPAEVTEAEWTEFDLDNALWTIPSTRMKARREHVIPLPSQAVKMLRTLQGLTGHRQNLFPGRDNPLGPMTSHSLRQLLKSLGWSGIYSPHATRTTGSTRLNELGYRPDAIEAQLAHADTNNVRRTYNHATYLEERKVMMQEWADKLDAWMTAFK from the coding sequence ATGCTCACCGATACGCAATGCCGCACTGCCAAGCCGAAAGAAAAACTCTATCGACTCAATGATTTCAATGGTCTCTACCTCGAAGTGAAACCCAATGGCAAAAAGGCATGGCGCTATCGGTTTAAACTCAACGGTAAATCCAGCATGTTTGCATTGGGTGAATACCCGACGGTCAAACTTGCAGAAGCTCGCGAGAAATGCGAGCAAGCGCGTAAGCAAGTCGCAGATGGAGTTAGTCCGACACAGGCTCGTCAGCTAGATAAGATCCGCAAGGTCAATGACGCATCCAACACCTTTGAGCTGATCGCCAAAGAGTGGTTGCAGATGAAAGACTGGGCCGAAATCACCAAAACGCGGCGACTGGATATGCTTGAACGAGTGGTTTTTCCCGCAATCGGTAAGCTCCCAGTCAGGGAGATCACCCCACACCACATTCTTAAAATTCTTCAAGAAACTGCTAAACGAGGAGCACCGACCGTTGCCGCTGAAGCCCGTCGAACCATTTCATCAGTTTTCGAGTTGGCAGTAGCGACGCTCAGAGCAGATAGCGATCCTGTCTGGCCGGTGCGTAAGGCGATTCCGGCAAACAAAACGCAGCACAAACAGGCATTGAATCCGCAGCAAATCGGGAAACTATTAAGCTGTTTTGACAACAGTCGCGGCTCGTACCAGGTTAACTATTGCATGTGGCTTATGTGGTGGACGCTGGCGCGACCAGCCGAAGTAACTGAGGCAGAATGGACAGAATTCGATCTCGATAACGCACTGTGGACTATTCCGTCAACGCGAATGAAAGCCCGCAGAGAACACGTTATTCCCCTTCCCTCCCAGGCTGTCAAAATGCTCAGAACACTACAGGGATTAACCGGGCATCGGCAGAACCTTTTCCCGGGCAGAGATAATCCGCTAGGTCCAATGACATCGCACTCCCTGCGCCAGCTACTTAAAAGCCTCGGCTGGAGTGGCATTTATAGCCCCCATGCTACAAGAACTACAGGAAGTACGCGTTTAAACGAATTGGGCTATCGACCTGATGCTATTGAGGCCCAACTTGCACACGCTGATACCAACAATGTTCGTCGCACATACAACCATGCAACTTACCTTGAAGAACGTAAAGTGATGATGCAGGAATGGGCTGATAAACTAGATGCATGGATGACAGCATTCAAATAA
- the ychF gene encoding redox-regulated ATPase YchF, which produces MGFKCGIVGLPNVGKSTLFNALTKAGIEAANFPFCTIEPNTGVVPMPDPRLDKLAEIVKPQRILPTTMEFVDIAGLVKGASKGEGLGNQFLTNIRETEAIGHVVRCFENDNIIHVNNKVDPAEDIDVINTELALSDLDTCERAIHRVQKKAKGGDKDAKAELAALEKCLPQLENAGMLRSLDLTEEDKAAIRYLSFLTLKPTMYIANVNEDGFENNPYLDQVREIAAKEGSVVVAVCAAVESDIAELDDADRDEFMAELGLEEPGLNRVIRAGYELLNLQTYFTAGVKEVRAWTIPVGATAPQAAGKIHTDFEKGFIRAQTIAYEDFITYKGEQGAKEAGKMRAEGKDYIVKDGDVMNFLFNV; this is translated from the coding sequence ATGGGATTCAAATGCGGTATCGTTGGTCTGCCTAACGTAGGTAAATCCACCCTGTTCAACGCGCTCACCAAAGCTGGTATTGAAGCGGCTAACTTCCCGTTCTGTACCATTGAGCCGAACACCGGTGTCGTACCGATGCCCGATCCGCGTCTGGACAAACTCGCGGAAATCGTTAAACCGCAGCGCATTCTGCCCACCACGATGGAATTCGTGGATATCGCCGGTCTGGTTAAAGGCGCATCCAAAGGCGAAGGTCTGGGCAACCAGTTCCTGACCAACATCCGCGAAACAGAAGCCATTGGTCACGTGGTGCGTTGCTTCGAGAATGACAACATCATTCACGTGAATAACAAAGTCGATCCGGCAGAAGATATTGATGTTATCAATACCGAGCTGGCGCTTTCTGACCTCGATACCTGCGAACGCGCGATTCACCGCGTGCAGAAGAAAGCCAAAGGCGGCGATAAAGACGCGAAAGCGGAACTGGCCGCGCTGGAAAAATGCCTGCCGCAGCTGGAAAACGCCGGCATGCTGCGTTCGCTGGATCTGACCGAAGAAGACAAAGCGGCAATCCGCTACCTGAGCTTCCTGACGCTGAAACCAACCATGTACATTGCCAACGTCAATGAAGATGGTTTTGAGAACAACCCGTATCTGGATCAGGTGCGTGAAATCGCCGCGAAAGAGGGTTCTGTGGTTGTTGCGGTTTGCGCGGCAGTGGAATCGGATATCGCCGAGCTGGACGATGCCGATCGTGACGAGTTTATGGCCGAGCTGGGTCTGGAAGAACCCGGTCTGAACCGCGTGATCCGCGCCGGTTATGAGCTGCTGAACCTGCAAACTTACTTCACCGCTGGTGTGAAAGAAGTCCGCGCCTGGACCATCCCGGTTGGCGCAACCGCGCCACAGGCAGCCGGTAAAATCCACACCGACTTCGAGAAAGGCTTTATCCGCGCGCAGACCATCGCCTATGAAGACTTCATCACCTACAAAGGTGAGCAAGGCGCGAAAGAAGCCGGCAAAATGCGTGCAGAAGGTAAAGACTACATCGTTAAAGATGGCGATGTGATGAACTTCCTGTTCAACGTCTAA
- the pth gene encoding aminoacyl-tRNA hydrolase: protein MTIKLIVGLANPGAEYAATRHNAGAWYVDLLAERSRAPLREEPKFFGFTSRITLAGEDVRLLVPTTFMNLSGKAVAAMATFYRINPDEILVAHDELDLPPGVAKFKLGGGHGGHNGLKDIISKLGNNPNFHRLRVGIGHPGDKNKVVGFVLGKPPVSEQKLIDEAVDEAARCTEIWLKEGLTKATNRLHAFKAQ, encoded by the coding sequence GTGACGATTAAACTGATTGTCGGGCTGGCAAACCCTGGCGCGGAATACGCCGCGACACGCCATAATGCGGGCGCCTGGTATGTAGATCTACTGGCGGAACGCTCCCGCGCGCCATTGCGCGAAGAGCCGAAGTTTTTTGGCTTCACTTCACGCATCACTCTGGCGGGTGAAGATGTGCGCCTGCTGGTCCCTACCACCTTTATGAATCTGAGTGGTAAAGCCGTCGCGGCGATGGCAACCTTTTATCGCATCAACCCGGATGAAATTCTCGTTGCCCACGACGAGCTGGATCTGCCTCCAGGCGTGGCGAAGTTTAAGCTGGGCGGTGGTCACGGCGGTCATAACGGGTTGAAAGATATCATCAGCAAATTGGGCAATAACCCTAATTTCCACCGTTTGCGCGTCGGAATCGGCCATCCGGGCGATAAAAACAAAGTTGTCGGTTTTGTGCTAGGCAAACCGCCGGTTTCCGAGCAGAAACTGATCGATGAAGCGGTAGACGAAGCGGCGCGTTGCACTGAAATTTGGCTGAAAGAAGGTCTGACGAAAGCCACTAACCGCCTGCATGCCTTCAAAGCCCAGTAA
- the ychH gene encoding stress-induced protein YchH has protein sequence MKRKNASLLGNALMGLGLVVMVVGVGYSILNQLPQLNLPQFLAHGAVLSIFLGAVLWLAGARVGGHEQVCDKYWWVRHYDKRCRRDRQNHS, from the coding sequence ATGAAACGCAAAAACGCTTCGTTACTCGGTAATGCGCTCATGGGGTTGGGGTTGGTCGTGATGGTTGTCGGCGTCGGTTACTCAATTTTGAACCAGCTTCCGCAGCTTAACCTGCCGCAATTTTTAGCCCACGGCGCTGTCCTGAGTATTTTCCTCGGCGCTGTTCTCTGGCTCGCAGGCGCGCGCGTAGGAGGCCATGAGCAGGTGTGCGATAAATACTGGTGGGTACGCCACTATGACAAGCGCTGCCGCCGTGACCGACAAAATCACAGCTAA
- the dauA gene encoding C4-dicarboxylic acid transporter DauA: MNKLLSPHIMPFRAFIDACWKEKYTAARFTRDLIAGITVGIIAIPLAMALAIGSGVAPQYGLYTAAVAGIVIALSGGSRYSVSGPTAAFVVILYPVSQQFGLSGLLVATLMSGVFLILFGLARFGRLIEYIPLSVTLGFTSGIGITIGTMQIKDFLGLQMAHVPEHYLQKVGALVMALPTLNPGDAAIGIVTLGTLILWPRLRLRVPGHLPALLAGCAVMLVVNLLGGDVATIGSQFHYVLADGSQGNGIPQLLPQLVLPWDLPGSQFTLSLDSLRALLPAAFSMAMLGAIESLLCAVVLDGMTGTKHKANSELIGQGLGNLVAPFFGGITATAAIARSAANVRAGATSPVSAIIHSLLVILALLALAPLLSWLPLSAMAALLLMVAWNMSEAHKVIDLLRRAPADDIVVMLLCMSLTVLFDMVIAISVGIVLASLLFMRRIARMTHLAAVNVSVPDDVLVLRVIGPLFFAAAEGVFSDLETRITGKRIVVLKWDAVPVLDAGGLDAFRRFVSRLPEGTELRVSNLEFQPLRTLARAGVQPIPGRLAFFPNRDAALADV; the protein is encoded by the coding sequence GTGAACAAGTTGCTTTCCCCTCATATCATGCCTTTTCGCGCGTTTATCGATGCGTGCTGGAAAGAGAAATATACTGCCGCGCGCTTTACCCGCGATCTGATTGCCGGGATAACAGTCGGCATTATTGCTATTCCTCTGGCAATGGCGCTGGCCATTGGTAGCGGCGTTGCGCCGCAATACGGACTTTATACTGCGGCAGTCGCCGGTATTGTCATTGCTCTGAGCGGCGGTTCCCGCTACAGCGTTTCCGGCCCGACCGCCGCGTTTGTGGTCATTCTCTACCCGGTATCGCAGCAGTTTGGCCTTTCGGGTTTGTTGGTCGCGACACTGATGTCCGGCGTGTTTCTGATCCTTTTCGGGCTGGCGCGTTTTGGCCGTCTGATCGAATACATTCCGCTCTCGGTCACCCTCGGTTTTACCTCCGGGATCGGCATCACCATCGGTACCATGCAGATCAAAGATTTTCTCGGCCTGCAAATGGCGCATGTGCCGGAACATTATCTGCAAAAAGTGGGAGCGCTGGTGATGGCGTTGCCAACCCTCAATCCCGGTGATGCGGCCATCGGCATTGTGACCCTCGGCACGCTGATCCTCTGGCCGCGCCTGCGTTTACGTGTGCCCGGCCACTTGCCCGCGCTGCTGGCTGGTTGCGCGGTCATGCTGGTCGTTAACCTTCTCGGCGGCGATGTCGCCACCATCGGTTCGCAGTTCCATTACGTGCTGGCCGATGGCAGCCAGGGCAATGGTATTCCGCAGCTTCTTCCACAACTGGTGTTGCCGTGGGATCTGCCCGGTTCACAATTTACCCTCAGCCTGGATTCATTACGTGCTCTGCTGCCTGCCGCTTTTTCAATGGCGATGCTGGGGGCGATTGAATCCCTGCTCTGCGCGGTGGTGCTGGATGGCATGACCGGCACTAAACATAAAGCCAACAGTGAATTGATTGGCCAAGGGTTGGGTAACCTTGTCGCGCCGTTCTTCGGCGGCATTACCGCCACGGCGGCCATTGCCCGTTCCGCCGCGAACGTGCGCGCCGGGGCGACATCGCCGGTTTCGGCGATAATCCATTCGCTATTAGTGATCCTGGCGCTGCTGGCGCTGGCCCCCCTGCTTTCGTGGCTGCCGCTCTCGGCCATGGCCGCGCTGCTCTTAATGGTGGCGTGGAATATGAGCGAGGCGCACAAAGTCATCGACCTGCTTAGGCGCGCGCCCGCGGATGACATTGTGGTGATGCTGCTCTGTATGTCGCTGACGGTGCTGTTCGATATGGTTATCGCGATAAGCGTCGGGATTGTGCTCGCTTCCCTGCTATTTATGCGCCGCATCGCGCGCATGACGCACCTCGCGGCGGTGAATGTCAGCGTACCGGATGACGTGCTGGTACTTCGCGTCATTGGCCCGCTGTTTTTTGCCGCGGCAGAAGGCGTGTTCAGCGATCTGGAAACACGTATCACGGGCAAACGCATTGTGGTGCTGAAATGGGATGCAGTACCGGTGCTGGATGCCGGTGGGTTGGATGCATTCCGCCGCTTTGTCAGCCGCCTGCCGGAAGGCACGGAGCTTCGCGTCAGCAACCTGGAGTTTCAGCCGCTGCGCACGCTGGCGCGCGCTGGCGTCCAGCCAATCCCCGGTCGACTGGCTTTCTTCCCCAATCGCGACGCCGCGTTAGCTGACGTGTAA
- the prs gene encoding ribose-phosphate diphosphokinase encodes MPDMKLFAGNATPELAQRIANRLYTSLGDAAVGRFSDGEVSVQINENVRGGDIFIIQSTCAPTNDNLMELVVMVDALRRASAGRITAVIPYFGYARQDRRVRSARVPITAKVVADFLSSVGVDRVLTVDLHAEQIQGFFDVPVDNVFGSPILLEDMLQLNLDNPIVVSPDIGGVVRARAIAKLLNDTDMAIIDKRRPRANVSQVMHIIGDVANRDCVLVDDMIDTGGTLCKAAEALKERGAKRVFAYATHPIFSGNAVNNLRNSVIDEVVVCDTIPLSEEIKALPNVRTLTLSGMLAEAIRRISNEESISAMFEH; translated from the coding sequence GTGCCTGATATGAAGCTTTTTGCTGGTAACGCTACCCCGGAACTAGCACAACGTATTGCCAACCGCCTGTACACTTCTCTCGGCGACGCCGCTGTAGGTCGCTTTAGCGACGGCGAAGTCAGCGTACAAATCAATGAAAACGTACGCGGTGGTGATATTTTCATCATCCAGTCCACTTGTGCTCCAACGAACGACAACCTGATGGAATTGGTTGTCATGGTCGATGCCCTGCGCCGTGCTTCCGCAGGCCGTATCACCGCCGTAATCCCCTACTTTGGTTATGCCCGTCAGGACCGCCGCGTGCGCTCTGCCCGTGTGCCGATTACCGCAAAAGTTGTTGCCGATTTCCTCTCAAGCGTTGGCGTTGACCGCGTCCTCACCGTAGACCTGCATGCTGAACAGATTCAGGGCTTCTTCGATGTACCGGTTGATAACGTTTTTGGTAGCCCAATCCTGCTCGAAGATATGCTGCAGTTGAACCTGGACAACCCGATTGTGGTTTCTCCGGACATCGGCGGCGTGGTTCGTGCTCGTGCCATTGCCAAACTGCTGAACGATACCGATATGGCGATCATTGATAAACGCCGTCCGCGCGCGAACGTTTCCCAGGTGATGCACATCATCGGTGACGTAGCAAACCGTGACTGCGTACTGGTTGACGATATGATCGACACCGGCGGTACGCTGTGCAAAGCAGCAGAAGCGCTGAAAGAACGTGGCGCGAAACGCGTGTTCGCTTATGCCACTCACCCGATTTTCTCCGGTAATGCGGTGAATAACCTGCGCAACTCCGTTATCGACGAAGTGGTTGTCTGCGACACCATTCCGCTGAGCGAAGAGATCAAAGCGCTGCCAAACGTACGTACGCTGACGCTCTCAGGCATGCTGGCCGAAGCTATTCGTCGTATCAGCAACGAAGAATCAATTTCGGCAATGTTCGAACATTGA
- the ispE gene encoding 4-(cytidine 5'-diphospho)-2-C-methyl-D-erythritol kinase, with protein MMKWPAPAKLNLFLYITGQRADGYHTLQTLFQFLDYGDTLTIEPRSDGKICLLTPVEGVADEENLIVRAARLLMKRAEETGRLAPASGADIVIEKRLPMGGGLGGGSSNAATVLVALNHVWNCGLSLDELAELGLALGADVPVFVRGHAAFAEGVGEILTPVNPPEKWYLVAHPGVSIPTPVIFKDPELTRNTPVRSIDTLLNCEFANDCEVIARKRFREVDAALSWLLEYAPSRLTGTGACVFAEFDTESAARQVLEQAPEWLHGFVARGVNLSPLAQTIAGQAELR; from the coding sequence ATGATGAAGTGGCCTGCTCCGGCGAAACTCAATCTTTTTTTATACATTACCGGCCAGCGTGCGGATGGTTACCACACGCTGCAAACGCTTTTTCAGTTTCTCGATTATGGCGATACGTTGACCATTGAACCGCGTAGTGACGGTAAAATCTGCCTGCTGACGCCGGTTGAAGGCGTTGCTGATGAAGAAAACCTGATTGTGCGCGCTGCGCGCCTATTGATGAAACGTGCCGAAGAAACCGGGCGTTTAGCACCAGCCAGCGGCGCGGATATCGTTATCGAAAAACGCTTGCCGATGGGCGGCGGGCTGGGCGGCGGCTCGTCGAATGCGGCAACGGTGCTGGTCGCGCTTAACCATGTGTGGAACTGCGGGCTAAGCCTTGATGAGTTGGCCGAGCTTGGCCTGGCGCTCGGCGCGGATGTGCCGGTGTTTGTGCGCGGTCACGCGGCTTTTGCGGAAGGCGTCGGCGAGATTTTGACGCCGGTCAACCCACCGGAAAAATGGTATCTGGTGGCGCATCCGGGCGTCAGCATTCCCACCCCGGTTATCTTCAAAGATCCCGAACTGACGCGAAATACCCCCGTCAGGTCAATTGATACGTTACTAAACTGTGAATTCGCCAACGATTGCGAGGTTATCGCAAGAAAACGTTTTCGCGAGGTTGATGCGGCGCTTTCCTGGCTGTTAGAATACGCGCCGTCGCGCCTGACTGGCACAGGAGCCTGTGTCTTTGCTGAATTTGACACCGAATCCGCCGCTCGTCAGGTGCTTGAGCAAGCCCCGGAATGGCTGCACGGTTTTGTCGCGCGAGGCGTCAACCTCTCGCCGCTAGCACAAACCATCGCCGGGCAAGCTGAGCTCCGGTGA
- the lolB gene encoding lipoprotein insertase outer membrane protein LolB — translation MILPDFRLIRLLPLASLVLTACTLNAPKGPGKSPDSPQWRQHQQQVRDLNQYQTRGAFAYLSDEQKVYARFFWQQTGQDRYRLLLTNPLGSTELELNAQPGNVQLVDNKGQRYTADDAEEMIGKLTGMPIPLNSLRQWILGLPGDATDYKLDSQYRLSELNYSQDGKSWKVVYGGYDSKTQPALPANMELSDGKQRIKLKMDNWIVK, via the coding sequence ATGATTCTGCCGGATTTTCGCCTCATTCGCTTGCTACCGCTGGCAAGCCTCGTTCTCACCGCCTGTACGCTCAATGCCCCGAAAGGTCCGGGTAAAAGCCCCGACTCACCGCAATGGCGCCAGCATCAACAGCAGGTGCGTGATTTAAATCAGTATCAAACCCGCGGCGCGTTTGCTTATCTTTCTGATGAACAAAAAGTCTATGCCCGCTTCTTCTGGCAACAAACCGGCCAGGATCGCTACCGTTTACTGCTGACCAACCCGCTGGGCAGCACGGAGCTGGAACTGAATGCACAACCGGGTAACGTGCAACTGGTTGATAACAAAGGTCAACGCTATACCGCCGATGACGCCGAAGAGATGATCGGTAAGCTGACCGGCATGCCGATCCCGCTCAACAGCCTGCGCCAGTGGATCCTCGGCCTGCCGGGCGATGCCACCGATTACAAACTTGACTCCCAGTATCGCCTGAGCGAGTTGAATTACAGCCAGGATGGAAAAAGCTGGAAAGTGGTGTATGGCGGTTACGACAGCAAAACCCAGCCGGCTCTGCCCGCCAATATGGAGCTCAGCGACGGTAAGCAGCGCATCAAGTTGAAGATGGATAACTGGATCGTCAAATGA
- the hemA gene encoding glutamyl-tRNA reductase, with amino-acid sequence MTLLALGINHKTAPVSLRERIAFSPETLDQALESLLSQPMVQGGVVLSTCNRTELYLSVEERDNLQEALVRWLCDYHHLREEEVRQSLYWHQDNDAVSHLMRVASGLDSLVLGEPQILGQVKKAFADSQRGHDNASDLERMFQKSFSVAKRVRTETDIGASAVSVAFAACTLARQIFESLSSVTVLLVGAGETIELVARHLREHKVQKMIIANRTRERAQVLADEVGAEVISLSDIDERLKDADIVISSTASPLPIIGKGMMERAMKARRNQPVLLVDIAVPRDVEPEVGKVANAYLYSVDDLQSIIQHNLAQRKAAAVQAETIVAQETSEFMAWLRAQSASETIREYRSQSEDVRNELTAKALAALEQGGDPQTIMQDLAWKLTNRLIHAPTKSLQQAARDGDDERLHILRNSLGLD; translated from the coding sequence ATGACCCTTTTAGCACTTGGCATCAATCACAAAACGGCCCCCGTTTCGTTGCGAGAACGCATTGCATTTTCGCCGGAAACGCTTGACCAGGCTCTGGAAAGCCTGCTGTCACAGCCGATGGTGCAAGGTGGCGTAGTGCTGTCGACGTGTAACCGTACCGAACTCTATTTGAGCGTCGAAGAACGGGATAACTTACAAGAAGCGCTGGTGCGCTGGCTATGCGATTATCACCACCTGCGTGAAGAAGAAGTCCGCCAGAGCCTGTACTGGCACCAGGATAACGACGCCGTCAGCCATTTAATGCGCGTGGCGAGCGGTCTGGACTCACTGGTGCTCGGCGAGCCGCAAATTCTCGGCCAGGTAAAAAAAGCCTTTGCCGATTCCCAACGTGGTCACGATAACGCCAGCGATCTGGAACGTATGTTCCAGAAATCATTCTCCGTCGCCAAACGCGTGCGTACGGAAACCGATATCGGTGCCAGCGCTGTGTCTGTCGCCTTTGCCGCCTGTACGCTGGCGCGTCAAATCTTTGAATCTCTCTCTTCCGTCACAGTGCTACTGGTCGGCGCGGGTGAAACCATTGAACTGGTTGCTCGCCATCTGCGCGAACACAAAGTGCAGAAGATGATCATCGCGAACCGTACGCGTGAACGCGCGCAGGTACTGGCCGATGAAGTCGGTGCGGAAGTTATTTCCCTGAGCGATATCGATGAGCGCCTGAAAGACGCCGATATCGTCATTAGCTCGACCGCCAGCCCGCTGCCGATTATCGGTAAGGGGATGATGGAGCGGGCGATGAAAGCGCGGCGTAATCAGCCGGTGCTGTTGGTGGATATCGCCGTTCCGCGCGATGTCGAACCGGAAGTCGGTAAAGTCGCCAACGCCTATCTTTACAGCGTGGATGACTTACAAAGCATCATTCAGCACAACCTGGCGCAGCGTAAAGCCGCTGCGGTGCAAGCGGAAACTATCGTTGCCCAGGAAACCAGTGAATTTATGGCCTGGCTGCGCGCGCAAAGCGCCAGCGAGACTATCCGTGAGTATCGCAGCCAGTCTGAAGATGTTCGCAATGAGCTGACCGCAAAAGCGCTTGCCGCGCTGGAGCAGGGCGGCGATCCGCAAACCATCATGCAAGACCTGGCGTGGAAACTCACCAACCGCTTGATTCACGCACCAACCAAATCTCTTCAGCAGGCCGCCCGTGACGGGGATGATGAGCGCCTGCATATTCTGCGCAACAGCCTCGGGCTGGATTAG